Proteins encoded together in one Solanum lycopersicum chromosome 7, SLM_r2.1 window:
- the LOC101262132 gene encoding GATA transcription factor 16, whose product MTPPDHITPNFPFGLNNSNNNSLVTPNYHFFFNSTTNQTASFHHQHTQYYMQHEQLEVDNDGGSSYDLGKKNEVGSGLKLSLWKREDKLLSSEIKKLDQEKKKNSTNSACIKLKLGDQKQKPIQTDYCSNNIPIRVCTDCNTTKTPLWRSGPKGPKSLCNACGIRQRKARRAMAAAAAEGKTDQKVQQHKQNITTKVTSNNDVKPLKKRCKFGPSSSSTNNAPKKLGFEDFLINLSNKLAFQQIFPQDEMEAAILLMALSSGLVHG is encoded by the exons ATGACTCCACCTGATCACATAACTCCTAATTTCCCTTTTGGCCTCAATAATAGTAACAACAATTCTCTTGTTACCCCTAATTATCACTTTTTCTTCAACTCAACTACCAATCAAACCGCAAGTTTTCATCATCAACATACTCAATACTATATGCAACATGAGCAACTTGAG GTGGATAACGATGGAGGATCATCATATGATTTGGGGAAGAAAAACGAAGTAGGAAGTGGCCTCAAGTTGAGCTTGTGGAAGAGAGAAGACAAGTTATTGTCTTCAGAGATAAAAAAGTTGgatcaagaaaaaaagaaaaacagcaCCAACAGTGCTTGCATCAAATTGAAGTTGGGAGATCAAAAGCAAAAACCTATACAAACTGATTACTGCTCCAACAATATACCTATTAGGGTTTGTACTGATTGTAACACTACTAAGACCCCTCTTTGGAGAAGTGGTCCTAAAGGACCTAAG TCACTGTGTAACGCATGTGGAATCCGACAAAGGAAAGCAAGACGAGCAATGGCAGCAGCAGCAGCTGAAGGGAAAACTGATCAAAAGGTACAACAACACAAGCAAAATATAACAACAAAAGTTACAAGTAACAATGACGTTAAACCCTTAAAGAAAAGGTGCAAATTTGGTCCTTCTTCATCTAGTACTAATAATGCACCAAAGAAACTTGGTTTTGAGGACTTCTTGATAAACTTGAGCAACAAGTTGGCTTTCCAACAAATTTTTCCACAAGATGAGATGGAAGCAGCAATCCTTCTAATGGCACTCTCAAGTGGCCTTGTTCAtggttaa